From Apium graveolens cultivar Ventura unplaced genomic scaffold, ASM990537v1 ctg4465, whole genome shotgun sequence, a single genomic window includes:
- the LOC141701872 gene encoding F-box protein At1g31080-like isoform X2 produces the protein MASINHLDEEMIFRILSLLPVLSLLRYKSVCKSWKSIISEPHFIQAHLTVSHSKQPPYSVLRVVPKGALEGFYIETRGEDSVKLTLPVPEYMFDGNNHLDVIVAELYSVNADSWEEIRVPKEMHGFRRDPFSKCVCVNTGVLYIEGMEEFLSFDLHDEVFRLHQYPNSGKRMSYFLNFYGSLAVIMKSGGDGSVLSLWKLDGVGNNVSWTKMFNIEPNLKMDLVVLYLGDAHFLALDSDVGFFFYDDGKKENKTPLARVFRRGMSAVQFTGSPCFTRRV, from the exons ATGGCTTCAATAAATCATCtagatgaagaaatgatcttcAGAATACTCTCATTACTGCCCGTACTTTCACTTCTTCGATATAAATCAGTCTGCAAATCATGGAAATCAATCATCTCCGAGCCTCATTTCATCCAAGCTCACCTCACCGTTTCTCACAGTAAACAACCCCCTTATTCTGTACTCAGGGTTGTTCCGAAAGGTGCATTGGAAGGTTTTTATATTGAAACTCGCGGTGAAGACTCTGTTAAGCTCACTCTCCCAGTCCCTGAGTATATGTTTG ATGGTAATAATCATCTTGATGTGATAGTCGCGGAGTTGTATTCTGTTAATGCGGATTCTTGGGAAGAGATTCGAGTTCCTAAAGAAATGCACGGTTTTAGGCGTGATCCGTTCTCAAAATGTGTTTGTGTTAATACTGGTGTATTGTATATTGAAGGTATGGAAGAGTTTCTGTCATTCGATTTGCACGATGAGGTGTTTAGATTGCACCAGTATCCCAACTCGGGTAAAAGAATGTcatattttttgaatttttatggTTCTCTTGCTGTGATTATGAAATCTGGTGGAGATGGATCCGTTCTTAGTCTCTGGAAGTTGGATGGTGTCGGTAACAACGTTTCTTGGACTAAAATGTTCAATATTGAGCCTAATTTGAAAATGGATCTTGTAGTTCTTTATTTGGGTGATGCACACTTTCTTGCTCTAGATTCCGATGTTGGATTCTTCTTTTATGATGATGGGAAGAAAGAGAATAAGACACCCCTAGCTCGTGTCTTTAGAAGAGGTATGTCAGCCGTTCAGTTCACTGGTAGCCCTTGTTTCACTCGAAGGGTTTGA
- the LOC141701870 gene encoding F-box/kelch-repeat protein At3g23880-like → MASINHLSQELIFNILTFLPVFSLLRCKAVCKSWKSIISDPHFVQDHLTVSHNKPPRPFSLLIVIPTGALEGFYLETPGENTVKLTLPDFMYGMHIHVCCCNGLVILADIKVRVLYIWNPLTRLFKLLPKSNIFRSCLNLIYANEFGFWFDSVNNDYKILRVMYGNFTNGVDHIYVMAAGVYSVNSDSWREIPVPNEMRGFRSVAFSKRVVGRDALYFEEKDRIVSFDLYNEVFGFCQYPDSGERMSYILNFDDSLGLIMKSGGEGAALSLWKLDGFGDNVTWTKMFNIEPDVKIDRVFMYLGDAQFLAQDSDIGFFIYDDKKKKNKTPLARPFQGCISAVQFTGSLVSLKGFERHE, encoded by the coding sequence ATGGCTTCAATTAATCATCTATCCCAAGAATTGATCTTCAATATACTCACATTTCTGCCTGTATTCTCACTTCTCCGGTGCAAAGCAGTTTGCAAATCATGGAAATCAATCATCTCCGACCCTCATTTCGTCCAAGACCACCTCACCGTTTCTCACAATAAACCACCCCGGCCCTTTTCTCTACTCATAGTCATTCCAACTGGCGCATTGGAAGGTTTTTATCTCGAAACTCCGGGCGAAAACACCGTTAAGCTCACTCTCCCTGATTTTATGTATGGTATGCATATTCATGTTTGTTGTTGTAATGGTCTTGTTATTCTTGCTGATATTAAGGTTCGCGTGTTATATATTTGGAATCCGTTAACTAGGTTGTTTAAGTTGCTTCCCAAGTCGAATATATTCCGAAGCTGCCTTAATCTTATTTATGCGAATGAATTTGGGTTTTGGTTTGATTCTGTGAACAATGATTATAAGATTCTTAGGGTTATGTATGGTAATTTCACAAATGGTGTTGATCATATTTATGTGATGGCTGCGGGGGTGTACTCTGTTAATTCGGACTCTTGGAGAGAGATTCCGGTTCCTAATGAAATGCGCGGTTTTAGGAGTGTTGCATTCTCGAAACGTGTTGTTGGGAGGGATGCATTGTATTTTGAAGAGAAGGATAGAATTGTGTCGTTTGATTTGTACAATGAGGTGTTTGGGTTTTGTCAGTATCCTGACTCGGGTGAAAGAATGTCATATATTTTGAATTTTGATGATTCTCTTGGTTTGATCATGAAATCTGGTGGAGAAGGGGCTGCTCTTAGTCTATGGAAGTTGGATGGCTTCGGTGACAATGTTACTTGGACTAAAATGTTCAATATTGAGCCTGATGTGAAAATAGATCGAGTATTTATGTATCTGGGTGATGCTCAGTTTCTTGCACAAGATTCTGATATTGGATTCTTTATTTATGATGATAAGAAGAAAAAGAATAAGACACCCCTAGCTCGTCC
- the LOC141701869 gene encoding protein IQ-domain 26-like, whose amino-acid sequence MGKTTRWLRGLLGMKKDKENVDTFNLNDQKGKKKWTFARSVKNSRSANQSPAINPATDSSWLRSFTETEKEQNKHAIAVAAATAAAADAAVAAAQAAVAVVRLTSQGRQNLRVGGREKWAALKIQTVFRGYLSRKALRALKGLVKLQALVRGYLVRKRATATLRSMQALMRAQVAVRSQRARRSFNKDHLSHLEILQRKSIEKFEEPRGEYHSKRLSASYETSINTSEESPKIVEVDTLRSKSRSRRMNFFASESGEDPYDQTDSSPHPCMIPTRLFIPNNRQIQDYEWGFIDEQYKFATAQSTPRFAYSGRYNTPATPAKSVCGESFIRPYSNYPSYMAKTQSFRAKVRSLSAPKQRPEDIQKRRLSLDEIMASRTSLSGVKMQKAVSHGQEDMNF is encoded by the exons ATGGGAAAAACTACAAGATGGTTGAGAGGCTTGTTGGGAATGAAGAAAGATAAGGAAAATGTTGATACTTTTAATTTGAATGACCAGAAAGGGAAGAAGAAGTGGACTTTTGCCAGGTCTGTGAAAAATTCTCGGTCTGCAAATCAGAGCCCGGCAATTAATCCGGCTACTGATAGTTCTTGGCTGAGATCTTTTACTGAGACGGAGAAAGAGCAGAACAAACATGCAATTGCTGTTGCTGCTGCCACAGCAGCTGCAGCTGATGCGGCTGTTGCTGCAGCGCAGGCTGCAGTTGCAGTTGTTAGGCTTACTAGCCAAGGCAGACAAAATTTACGCGTCGGTGGCAGGGAAAAATGGGCTGCACTGAAGATACAAACTGTTTTTAGGGGTTATCTG TCAAGAAAGGCTCTCCGTGCTCTAAAAGGCCTGGTAAAATTGCAAGCTCTTGTTCGAGGTTACCTTGTTAGGAAGCGAGCCACAGCCACTCTTCGTAGTATGCAAGCTCTTATGAGAGCTCAAGTGGCTGTCCGATCTCAGAGGGCTCGCCGTTCTTTTAACAAAGATCATCTATCTCATCTAGAAATTTTACAGAGGAAGTCCATT GAAAAGTTTGAGGAGCCAAGAGGGGAATATCATAGTAAGAGGTTATCAGCTTCTTATGAAACTTCAATCAATACTTCTGAAGAGAGCCCGAAAATTGTGGAAGTGGACACTTTAAGGTCCAAATCAAGATCGCGGAGAATGAATTTCTTTGCTTCTGAATCAGGGGAAGACCCCTATGACCAAACTGACTCTTCGCCCCACCCCTGTATGATTCCTACCCGTCTTTTCATACCAAATAATCGACAAATTCAAGATTACGAATGGGGCTTCATTGACGAACAATATAAGTTTGCCACTGCTCAAAGCACTCCAAGATTTGCATATTCTGGCCGCTACAATACCCCTGCAACGCCAGCCAAGAGCGTCTGTGGAGAGAGTTTCATTCGGCCTTATTCTAACTATCCTAGTTATATGGCTAAGACACAGTCCTTTCGAGCAAAAGTAAGGTCTCTTAGTGCTCCTAAGCAGAGACCAGAAGACATTCAAAAGAGAAGGCTTTCCCTGGATGAGATAATGGCATCAAGAACTAGTCTTAGTGGAGTGAAAATGCAGAAGGCGGTTTCACATGGTCAGGAAGATATGAACTTCTAA
- the LOC141701871 gene encoding uncharacterized protein LOC141701871 isoform X1, producing the protein MDDSPVKGLTSPLVFKNDGNNENDESGSPKLDKSKKVARKHFMSPTISAAQKAAALVPRKKILADRNEGFSFTIGSAHSIRSNCSTGYDCDDEHNSFGGDLVLEKKILADRNEGLTFSISPKPLVGSAHSERSNCSTGKNCDDDQISFDGDWVLEKKPYDPLTNYLSPRPKFLRYNPNKKRRIFLCGEDEFEKMKDGLGFVSTSSSVEFQKVVEGKEVEEGGVKKRVEELERTESDCNGCDLEETEEAGESEEFEEEKDEKCWSFLRFLKFLLVLGSLFLSTAFMYSMDSPDSFLTREAVWDSRGGFVNQTNVHEEVVLRKEFVISEFEVLDGKEEETHFSSLQIVTQNDVVDNAFAEAGIYEDNGNGMLESISKLPQATIERFEDIYNDELMRKAEASDTLLRAEPNESEVNTDNKVVHSEAEALDSRVIECIRNLEMESIDEVVFNQVPIAESVEVYESFQKDLFFEIEPSNDTLPWAESEVSEGNAKCEVLHSETEGLDSRVNEYTRDQEIESTEAFDQVHSAKTVEIFESFQEDLFSEIEPSTKLNAENVMMESEEMKLQLSVLVLAVFFSIAAALGFLYQLQRINGKATSFPAQNNNGKEDSLPMETLHQNAEPAIAAHQIHNGIAICGAKEDKTKKVESIISPSTTPFPPMKEATEELSGQRLAPKVELLGELVIGEEANGSFKSNKRRRVLASEVKNDSNHLFTETTISHSKAPLVQDQRYSPQFELSNASDSSSRKKKSVSKKKQESRSGEVSMASSTPVRRSSRIRNKAISPL; encoded by the exons ATGGATGATTCTCCTGTTAAGGGTCTCACAAGCCCCCTGGTTTTCAAGAATGATG GAAATAATGAAAATGATGAAAGTGGTAGCCCTAAATTAGACAAATCTAAGAAAGTGGCGAGAAAACACTTCATGTCCCCTACTATATCTGCAGCTCAAAAGGCTGCTGCTTTAGTTCCAAGAAAGAAAATCTTGGCTGATAGAAATGAGGGCTTTAGTTTTACGATTGGTTCTGCTCATTCTATTCGATCGAATTGTAGTACTGGTTATGATTGTGATGATGAGCATAATAGTTTTGGTGGTGATTTAGTATTGGAGAAGAAAATCTTGGCTGATAGAAATGAGGGCCTTACTTTTAGTATTTCGCCAAAACCCCTTGTTGGTTCTGCTCATTCTGAAAGATCGAATTGTAGTACGGGTAAAAATTGTGATGATGATCAGATTAGTTTTGATGGTGATTGGGTATTGGAGAAGAAACCATATGATCCTTTGACTAATTATCTGTCTCCTAGGCCTAAGTTCTTGCGTTATAACCCGAATAAGAAGCGGAGGATCTTTCTGTGTGGAGAAGATGAATTTGAGAAGATGAAGGATGGGTTGGGTTTTGTTAGTACTAGTAGTTCTGTTGAGTTTCAGAAAGTAGTGGAAGGAAAAGAAGTCGAGGAAGGTGGTGTGAAGAAAAGGGTTGAAGAATTGGAGAGGACTGAGAGTGATTGTAATGGTTGTGATCTTGAGGAGACGGAGGAGGCTGGGGAAAGTGAAGAGTTTGAGGAGGAGAAAGATGAGAAGTGTTGGAGCTTTTTAaggtttttgaaatttttgctTGTTCTGGGTTCTTTATTTTTGTCTACTGCTTTCATGTACTCCATGGATTCCCCTGATTCGTTTTTGACTCGAGAAGCTGTTTGGGATTCTAGAGGAGGGTTTGTAAATCAAACTAATGTACATGAAGAAGTAGTCTTAAGAAAAGAATTTGTTATCAGTGAATTTGAAGTTCTGGATGGAAAAGAAGAGGAGACTCACTTTAGTTCACTACAGATAGTTACACAAAACGATGTGGTTGATAATGCGTTTGCGGAGGCAGGGATTTATGAAGACAATGGTAATGGAATgttagaaagtatttctaaattGCCTCAGGCAACAATTGAGAGATTTGAAGATATATACAATGATGAGTTGATGAGAAAAGCGGAAGCTTCTGATACTTTACTGCGGGCTGAACCTAATGAAAGTGAAGTTAATACTGATAACAAAGTGGTTCATAGCGAAGCTGAAGCCTTAGATTCTAGAGTGATTGAATGCATAAGGAATCTGGAAATGGAAAGTATTGATGAGGTGGTTTTCAACCAGGTGCCGATTGCTGAATCTGTAGAAGTTTATGAATCTTTTCAAAAAGATTTGTTTTTTGAAATTGAGCCTAGCAATGATACATTACCTTGGGCAGAATCTGAAGTAAGTGAAGGTAATGCTAAATGCGAAGTGCTTCATAGTGAAACTGAAGGCTTAGATTCTAGAGTGAACGAATACACAAGGGATCAGGAAATAGAAAGTACCGAGGCTTTCGACCAGGTGCACAGTGCTAAAACTGTAGAGATATTTGAATCTTTTCAAGAAGATTTGTTTTCTGAAATCGAGCCGAGCACTAAATTGAATGCTGAAAATGTAATGATGGAAAGTGAGGAAATGAAATTACAGCTTTCAGTACTTGTTCTAGCTGTGTTTTTTAGTATAGCTGCAGCTTTGGGATTTCTTTACCAGTTGCAAAGGATCAATGGTAAAGCAACTTCTTTCCCCGCGCAAAATAACAATGGCAAAGAAGATTCTTTGCCTATGGAAACACTACATCAGAATGCTGAACCTGCTATAGCAGCTCATCAAATACACAACGGCATTGCAATATGTGGCGCGAAAGAAGATAAGACGAAAAAGGTAGAATCCATTATTAGTCCTTCAACAACACCCTTTCCCCCAATGAAAGAAGCCACGGAAGAGCTTAGCGGGCAGCGCCTGGCTCCTAAAGTTGAGCTGCTTGGTGAGCTTGTAATTGGAGAAGAAGCAAATGGCtcttttaaaagtaataaaaggAGAAGGGTTCTAGCTTCTGAAGTGAAGAATGACAGCAATCATCTTTTTACAGAAACGACGATATCACATAGCAAGGCCCCTTTGGTTCAGGATCAAAGGTATTCACCACAGTTCGAGCTCTCAAATGCTTCCGATTCTTCATCACGAAAGAAGAAGAGTGTTTCTAAGAAAAAG CAGGAAAGCAGAAGTGGGGAAGTGAGTATGGCGAGTTCAACTCCAGTTAGACGATCAAGCAGAATCCGCAATAAGGCCATTTCTCCGCTTTGA
- the LOC141701872 gene encoding putative F-box protein At4g09190 isoform X1, which translates to MASINHLDEEMIFRILSLLPVLSLLRYKSVCKSWKSIISEPHFIQAHLTVSHSKQPPYSVLRVVPKGALEGFYIETRGEDSVKLTLPVPEYMFGMNIHVCSCNGLVTLADVFVGVLYIWNPLTRLFKLLPKSNIGPNCFDLRFTNSIGFWFDSVSNDYKILRLVFGSFSDGNNHLDVIVAELYSVNADSWEEIRVPKEMHGFRRDPFSKCVCVNTGVLYIEGMEEFLSFDLHDEVFRLHQYPNSGKRMSYFLNFYGSLAVIMKSGGDGSVLSLWKLDGVGNNVSWTKMFNIEPNLKMDLVVLYLGDAHFLALDSDVGFFFYDDGKKENKTPLARVFRRGMSAVQFTGSPCFTRRV; encoded by the coding sequence ATGGCTTCAATAAATCATCtagatgaagaaatgatcttcAGAATACTCTCATTACTGCCCGTACTTTCACTTCTTCGATATAAATCAGTCTGCAAATCATGGAAATCAATCATCTCCGAGCCTCATTTCATCCAAGCTCACCTCACCGTTTCTCACAGTAAACAACCCCCTTATTCTGTACTCAGGGTTGTTCCGAAAGGTGCATTGGAAGGTTTTTATATTGAAACTCGCGGTGAAGACTCTGTTAAGCTCACTCTCCCAGTCCCTGAGTATATGTTTGGTATGAATATTCATGTTTGTTCTTGTAATGGTCTTGTTACTCTTGCTGATGTGTTTGTTGGTGTTTTATATATTTGGAATCCGTTGACTAGGTTGTTTAAGTTGCTTCCCAAGTCGAATATAGGCCCAAATTGCTTTGATCTTAGGTTTACGAATAGTATTGGGTTTTGGTTTGATTCTGTTAGCAATGATTATAAGATTCTTAGGCTTGTGTTTGGTAGTTTTTCAGATGGTAATAATCATCTTGATGTGATAGTCGCGGAGTTGTATTCTGTTAATGCGGATTCTTGGGAAGAGATTCGAGTTCCTAAAGAAATGCACGGTTTTAGGCGTGATCCGTTCTCAAAATGTGTTTGTGTTAATACTGGTGTATTGTATATTGAAGGTATGGAAGAGTTTCTGTCATTCGATTTGCACGATGAGGTGTTTAGATTGCACCAGTATCCCAACTCGGGTAAAAGAATGTcatattttttgaatttttatggTTCTCTTGCTGTGATTATGAAATCTGGTGGAGATGGATCCGTTCTTAGTCTCTGGAAGTTGGATGGTGTCGGTAACAACGTTTCTTGGACTAAAATGTTCAATATTGAGCCTAATTTGAAAATGGATCTTGTAGTTCTTTATTTGGGTGATGCACACTTTCTTGCTCTAGATTCCGATGTTGGATTCTTCTTTTATGATGATGGGAAGAAAGAGAATAAGACACCCCTAGCTCGTGTCTTTAGAAGAGGTATGTCAGCCGTTCAGTTCACTGGTAGCCCTTGTTTCACTCGAAGGGTTTGA
- the LOC141701871 gene encoding uncharacterized protein LOC141701871 isoform X2, with protein sequence MDDSPVKGLTSPLVFKNDGNNENDESGSPKLDKSKKVARKHFMSPTISAAQKAAALVPRKKILADRNEGFSFTIGSAHSIRSNCSTGYDCDDEHNSFGGDLVLEKKILADRNEGLTFSISPKPLVGSAHSERSNCSTGKNCDDDQISFDGDWVLEKKPYDPLTNYLSPRPKFLRYNPNKKRRIFLCGEDEFEKMKDGLGFVSTSSSVEFQKVVEGKEVEEGGVKKRVEELERTESDCNGCDLEETEEAGESEEFEEEKDEKCWSFLRFLKFLLVLGSLFLSTAFMYSMDSPDSFLTREAVWDSRGGFVNQTNVHEEVVLRKEFVISEFEVLDGKEEETHFSSLQIVTQNDVVDNAFAEAGIYEDNGNGMLESISKLPQATIERFEDIYNDELMRKAEASDTLLRAEPNESEVNTDNKVVHSEAEALDSRVIECIRNLEMESIDEVVFNQVPIAESVEVYESFQKDLFFEIEPSNDTLPWAESEVSEGNAKCEVLHSETEGLDSRVNEYTRDQEIESTEAFDQVHSAKTVEIFESFQEDLFSEIEPSTKLNAENVMMESEEMKLQLSVLVLAVFFSIAAALGFLYQLQRINGKATSFPAQNNNGKEDSLPMETLHQNAEPAIAAHQIHNGIAICGAKEDKTKKVESIISPSTTPFPPMKEATEELSGQRLAPKVELLGELVIGEEANGSFKSNKRRRVLASEVKNDSNHLFTETTISHSKAPLVQDQRYSPQFELSNASDSSSRKKKSVSKKKESRSGEVSMASSTPVRRSSRIRNKAISPL encoded by the exons ATGGATGATTCTCCTGTTAAGGGTCTCACAAGCCCCCTGGTTTTCAAGAATGATG GAAATAATGAAAATGATGAAAGTGGTAGCCCTAAATTAGACAAATCTAAGAAAGTGGCGAGAAAACACTTCATGTCCCCTACTATATCTGCAGCTCAAAAGGCTGCTGCTTTAGTTCCAAGAAAGAAAATCTTGGCTGATAGAAATGAGGGCTTTAGTTTTACGATTGGTTCTGCTCATTCTATTCGATCGAATTGTAGTACTGGTTATGATTGTGATGATGAGCATAATAGTTTTGGTGGTGATTTAGTATTGGAGAAGAAAATCTTGGCTGATAGAAATGAGGGCCTTACTTTTAGTATTTCGCCAAAACCCCTTGTTGGTTCTGCTCATTCTGAAAGATCGAATTGTAGTACGGGTAAAAATTGTGATGATGATCAGATTAGTTTTGATGGTGATTGGGTATTGGAGAAGAAACCATATGATCCTTTGACTAATTATCTGTCTCCTAGGCCTAAGTTCTTGCGTTATAACCCGAATAAGAAGCGGAGGATCTTTCTGTGTGGAGAAGATGAATTTGAGAAGATGAAGGATGGGTTGGGTTTTGTTAGTACTAGTAGTTCTGTTGAGTTTCAGAAAGTAGTGGAAGGAAAAGAAGTCGAGGAAGGTGGTGTGAAGAAAAGGGTTGAAGAATTGGAGAGGACTGAGAGTGATTGTAATGGTTGTGATCTTGAGGAGACGGAGGAGGCTGGGGAAAGTGAAGAGTTTGAGGAGGAGAAAGATGAGAAGTGTTGGAGCTTTTTAaggtttttgaaatttttgctTGTTCTGGGTTCTTTATTTTTGTCTACTGCTTTCATGTACTCCATGGATTCCCCTGATTCGTTTTTGACTCGAGAAGCTGTTTGGGATTCTAGAGGAGGGTTTGTAAATCAAACTAATGTACATGAAGAAGTAGTCTTAAGAAAAGAATTTGTTATCAGTGAATTTGAAGTTCTGGATGGAAAAGAAGAGGAGACTCACTTTAGTTCACTACAGATAGTTACACAAAACGATGTGGTTGATAATGCGTTTGCGGAGGCAGGGATTTATGAAGACAATGGTAATGGAATgttagaaagtatttctaaattGCCTCAGGCAACAATTGAGAGATTTGAAGATATATACAATGATGAGTTGATGAGAAAAGCGGAAGCTTCTGATACTTTACTGCGGGCTGAACCTAATGAAAGTGAAGTTAATACTGATAACAAAGTGGTTCATAGCGAAGCTGAAGCCTTAGATTCTAGAGTGATTGAATGCATAAGGAATCTGGAAATGGAAAGTATTGATGAGGTGGTTTTCAACCAGGTGCCGATTGCTGAATCTGTAGAAGTTTATGAATCTTTTCAAAAAGATTTGTTTTTTGAAATTGAGCCTAGCAATGATACATTACCTTGGGCAGAATCTGAAGTAAGTGAAGGTAATGCTAAATGCGAAGTGCTTCATAGTGAAACTGAAGGCTTAGATTCTAGAGTGAACGAATACACAAGGGATCAGGAAATAGAAAGTACCGAGGCTTTCGACCAGGTGCACAGTGCTAAAACTGTAGAGATATTTGAATCTTTTCAAGAAGATTTGTTTTCTGAAATCGAGCCGAGCACTAAATTGAATGCTGAAAATGTAATGATGGAAAGTGAGGAAATGAAATTACAGCTTTCAGTACTTGTTCTAGCTGTGTTTTTTAGTATAGCTGCAGCTTTGGGATTTCTTTACCAGTTGCAAAGGATCAATGGTAAAGCAACTTCTTTCCCCGCGCAAAATAACAATGGCAAAGAAGATTCTTTGCCTATGGAAACACTACATCAGAATGCTGAACCTGCTATAGCAGCTCATCAAATACACAACGGCATTGCAATATGTGGCGCGAAAGAAGATAAGACGAAAAAGGTAGAATCCATTATTAGTCCTTCAACAACACCCTTTCCCCCAATGAAAGAAGCCACGGAAGAGCTTAGCGGGCAGCGCCTGGCTCCTAAAGTTGAGCTGCTTGGTGAGCTTGTAATTGGAGAAGAAGCAAATGGCtcttttaaaagtaataaaaggAGAAGGGTTCTAGCTTCTGAAGTGAAGAATGACAGCAATCATCTTTTTACAGAAACGACGATATCACATAGCAAGGCCCCTTTGGTTCAGGATCAAAGGTATTCACCACAGTTCGAGCTCTCAAATGCTTCCGATTCTTCATCACGAAAGAAGAAGAGTGTTTCTAAGAAAAAG GAAAGCAGAAGTGGGGAAGTGAGTATGGCGAGTTCAACTCCAGTTAGACGATCAAGCAGAATCCGCAATAAGGCCATTTCTCCGCTTTGA